The proteins below are encoded in one region of Candidatus Thiodiazotropha sp. LNASS1:
- a CDS encoding electron transport complex protein RnfA, with product MNELVWIFISALLINNFVLAYFLGLCPFLGVSQRLETAFRLGLATIFVMLITALCAWLLNTYILIYAPYLRLISFIVVIASTVQFIEMVIKKLSPALFKALGIFLPLITTNCAILGLAIFATNKGYGFTQGMTYALGAGLGFTLALVLMAGLREETELAEVPRLIKGTAMNLIIAGILSMAFMGFAGLFSAA from the coding sequence ATGAACGAACTTGTGTGGATTTTCATCAGCGCCCTGCTAATCAACAATTTTGTACTGGCCTATTTTCTCGGCTTGTGTCCTTTTTTGGGTGTATCGCAGCGATTGGAAACCGCTTTCCGATTGGGCTTGGCCACCATATTCGTGATGCTGATTACCGCATTGTGCGCCTGGCTGCTCAATACCTATATTCTGATTTATGCACCTTATCTAAGGTTGATCAGTTTTATCGTGGTCATTGCCAGCACGGTTCAATTCATTGAGATGGTGATAAAAAAGCTGAGTCCGGCTCTGTTCAAGGCATTGGGGATATTCCTTCCCTTGATCACCACCAACTGCGCGATTCTCGGTCTGGCCATCTTCGCCACCAACAAAGGGTATGGATTCACACAGGGTATGACCTATGCTTTGGGAGCAGGGTTGGGTTTTACGCTTGCTCTGGTGCTGATGGCCGGATTGCGGGAGGAGACCGAGCTGGCTGAAGTGCCTAGACTGATTAAAGGGACTGCCATGAACCTGATTATTGCCGGAATTCTCTCCATGGCATTCATGGGATTTGCCGGCCTGTTCAGTGCGGCATGA
- a CDS encoding FMN-binding protein: protein MNQQSRQQMKVSEPGSNRLVATLGFAGLLSGLIIVSVFEATLPTITAYKAKVLQEAVFKVLPGSTQLQRLVYRDGRLTPVEEVGKGEEFVFGGQDAQGVLVGYAIPGSGPGFQDTIRLLYGYQPKQRRVVGMEILESRETPGLGDKIYKDAEFVSNFDALSVEPEIVTVKRGAKAAPNEVDAITGATISSKAVVRIINQTNQQWLQRF, encoded by the coding sequence TTGAATCAGCAGAGCCGACAACAGATGAAGGTCAGCGAACCCGGATCCAACCGTTTGGTGGCGACACTTGGCTTTGCGGGACTGCTATCCGGCCTGATCATCGTCTCCGTATTTGAAGCCACCCTGCCCACTATTACCGCCTATAAAGCGAAAGTTCTGCAGGAGGCGGTATTCAAAGTGTTGCCCGGCTCCACGCAACTGCAGCGATTGGTCTACCGGGATGGTCGATTGACGCCGGTGGAAGAGGTCGGGAAGGGTGAGGAATTCGTCTTCGGCGGCCAAGATGCGCAGGGTGTGCTGGTGGGGTATGCCATTCCCGGTTCAGGTCCCGGTTTCCAGGACACCATTCGATTGCTCTATGGCTATCAGCCCAAGCAGCGCAGGGTGGTTGGCATGGAGATACTCGAGAGCCGGGAAACGCCGGGTCTGGGTGACAAGATCTACAAAGATGCCGAGTTCGTTTCGAATTTCGATGCCTTATCCGTCGAACCGGAAATAGTGACCGTGAAGCGAGGCGCTAAAGCAGCGCCGAACGAGGTTGATGCCATCACCGGTGCGACTATCTCCTCCAAGGCGGTGGTGCGGATTATCAACCAGACGAACCAACAGTGGTTACAGCGTTTCTAA
- the rsxC gene encoding electron transport complex subunit RsxC, whose product MPALSTLFKRSFSHGIHPQEYKHRTASLHTQRMPFVERYILPLHQHLGAPAKAVVEAGQQVGRGQLIAEPGAFVSASLHSPVTGRVKAIGRRRFPGGRYEQAIEIEADLYATQRLDVEQPPDWRGLSLEDLVSVIQRTGIVGLGGASLPAHVKYSLREGVKIKHLIANGAECEPYLTNDHRIMVERPEALLRGVEILHNLLGAEESILGIELNKPDAIAALDRRIPSDKPFRVAPLRVKYPQGDSKMMIKSLLNVEIPKGLHAADMGIIMNNVSTLVAIADYFESGMPYIDRMVTVSGPGIEYPANLIVPLGTPVREVLRFCGGLKEDTKEVLMGGPMMGTPIASLDAPIIKSSSGILAFTAEQTARPKEYPCIRCGRCVEACPYFLNPSKLARLARARQFDQIKQANVTECVECGSCTYSCPSGIPIVQLIRSAKSELRGKRGRH is encoded by the coding sequence ATGCCAGCGCTCTCCACACTGTTCAAACGCAGCTTCTCACACGGTATTCACCCGCAGGAATACAAACACCGGACCGCCTCCCTGCATACCCAGAGAATGCCTTTTGTAGAGCGCTACATATTGCCTTTGCACCAGCACTTGGGAGCACCCGCGAAGGCGGTGGTGGAGGCAGGGCAACAGGTAGGGCGAGGTCAACTGATTGCCGAGCCTGGGGCATTCGTATCCGCCAGTCTGCACAGTCCGGTCACCGGCCGGGTCAAGGCCATTGGAAGACGGCGTTTTCCCGGCGGACGATATGAACAGGCCATCGAGATCGAAGCCGATCTGTATGCCACCCAGCGCCTCGATGTTGAGCAGCCGCCCGACTGGCGGGGACTGTCGCTGGAGGATTTAGTCTCCGTTATTCAACGGACGGGCATTGTGGGTCTGGGAGGGGCTTCGCTTCCCGCGCATGTCAAATACTCTTTGCGTGAAGGTGTGAAGATCAAACACCTGATTGCCAATGGCGCCGAGTGTGAACCTTATCTGACCAACGATCATAGAATCATGGTGGAGCGTCCTGAGGCGTTACTGCGGGGCGTCGAGATTCTGCACAACCTGTTGGGGGCCGAGGAGTCCATTCTCGGGATCGAACTCAACAAGCCGGACGCCATCGCGGCCCTGGATAGGCGTATCCCCTCCGACAAGCCGTTTCGTGTAGCTCCCCTGAGGGTCAAATACCCACAGGGGGATTCCAAAATGATGATCAAATCCCTGCTGAATGTAGAGATACCCAAGGGACTGCATGCGGCGGACATGGGTATCATCATGAACAATGTCAGCACCCTTGTCGCTATCGCTGACTATTTCGAGTCCGGCATGCCCTATATCGACCGTATGGTGACGGTATCAGGGCCCGGTATTGAATATCCCGCCAACCTGATCGTCCCACTGGGCACCCCCGTCCGGGAGGTGCTTCGATTCTGCGGCGGGCTCAAGGAGGATACCAAAGAGGTGCTCATGGGGGGACCCATGATGGGTACTCCCATTGCCAGTCTGGATGCGCCGATCATCAAATCCAGCTCCGGAATACTGGCCTTTACCGCGGAACAGACAGCTCGTCCGAAGGAGTATCCCTGCATACGCTGTGGCAGGTGTGTGGAGGCATGCCCCTATTTTCTCAATCCGTCCAAACTGGCCCGTCTTGCCAGAGCGCGTCAGTTCGATCAGATCAAACAGGCCAATGTCACCGAGTGTGTGGAGTGTGGCTCCTGCACCTACTCCTGCCCCTCGGGTATACCCATCGTGCAACTGATACGCAGCGCTAAAAGCGAGTTGCGCGGAAAGCGGGGCAGGCACTGA
- a CDS encoding NUDIX domain-containing protein, translating into MGAGVIPFSVHEDDVCFLFQSTFSGRKTGYLIDFGGGLGEGESFRQTAVREFVEETETMYFSDDLQQASRNAEKVDHQIPIVDALFEKTLSDHPDWWCNRASGNRLQPKKWRTYFIEFPYRDIQALNREWQQDSVGRFKKRRELSWLASTELLALYANRPGRLWKRVRQLESAPALIRSIVETKLGDS; encoded by the coding sequence ATGGGTGCCGGTGTTATACCCTTCTCTGTACATGAAGATGATGTCTGTTTCCTGTTTCAATCAACTTTCAGTGGCCGCAAGACAGGCTATCTGATCGATTTTGGCGGTGGCCTGGGTGAAGGCGAGAGTTTCAGACAGACCGCAGTCAGGGAATTCGTCGAGGAGACGGAAACCATGTATTTCTCCGACGATCTGCAACAGGCGAGCCGGAATGCCGAAAAGGTCGATCATCAGATTCCAATTGTGGACGCCTTGTTCGAAAAAACCCTTTCTGACCATCCCGATTGGTGGTGCAACAGGGCGTCAGGCAACCGGCTGCAGCCTAAAAAGTGGAGAACCTACTTCATTGAATTTCCATACCGGGACATCCAAGCGCTGAATCGTGAATGGCAGCAGGACTCGGTGGGCAGATTCAAGAAAAGACGTGAGCTGTCATGGTTGGCTTCCACTGAATTGCTTGCCCTCTACGCGAACAGGCCGGGTCGTCTATGGAAGCGTGTGCGCCAGTTGGAAAGTGCGCCGGCTCTTATTCGATCGATTGTGGAAACCAAGCTTGGGGATAGCTAG
- a CDS encoding (Fe-S)-binding protein produces MNSFVIAPAIMTGIGLVFAVILAVAYRFLKVQEDPRIEETEDLLPGSNCGACGQPGCHAFAEQLVQLTTSPSKCTVASQETIDAVAELLDVDPGQQEKRVARLHCAGGKGQAYQIAEYRGFESCLAASVVSGGGKGCSWGCFGLGDCQRACSFNAINTNSNGLPVVDIEHCTACGDCVDVCPRDLFELVPLSQHLFVQCMAPLAGDMAVALCTTACDACERCVADAAPGLIHMKDNLPVVDYSGGGPAHPAATYRCPTGAIQWLEGGQFANQAPSRIQSENRYARPR; encoded by the coding sequence ATGAACAGCTTTGTTATCGCACCCGCCATCATGACCGGTATCGGTCTGGTTTTTGCGGTTATCCTGGCGGTGGCCTACAGATTTCTGAAAGTGCAGGAGGATCCCCGGATCGAAGAGACCGAAGATCTGCTGCCCGGTTCAAATTGCGGTGCCTGTGGGCAACCGGGCTGCCATGCTTTTGCCGAGCAGTTGGTGCAACTCACCACATCACCGAGCAAGTGCACTGTCGCAAGCCAGGAGACGATCGATGCCGTGGCTGAACTGCTGGATGTGGATCCGGGGCAGCAAGAGAAGCGGGTGGCGCGACTGCATTGTGCCGGGGGGAAAGGCCAGGCATACCAGATCGCCGAATACAGGGGATTCGAAAGCTGTCTTGCGGCATCCGTGGTTTCCGGCGGTGGCAAAGGTTGTTCCTGGGGATGTTTCGGCCTCGGTGACTGTCAGCGAGCCTGCAGCTTCAATGCGATCAATACCAATTCAAACGGGCTGCCTGTGGTCGATATCGAGCACTGTACCGCCTGTGGTGATTGTGTGGATGTCTGTCCAAGGGATCTGTTCGAGCTGGTGCCGTTGAGCCAGCATCTTTTCGTACAATGCATGGCGCCCCTTGCCGGTGATATGGCAGTGGCGCTCTGCACCACGGCGTGCGATGCCTGTGAGCGCTGTGTAGCGGATGCGGCGCCCGGTCTGATCCACATGAAGGATAACCTGCCGGTCGTGGACTACTCAGGGGGTGGACCGGCCCATCCTGCGGCGACCTACCGCTGTCCTACCGGTGCCATTCAATGGTTGGAAGGGGGGCAGTTTGCAAACCAGGCCCCTTCACGGATTCAGAGTGAGAACCGTTATGCCCGACCTCGTTAA
- a CDS encoding PIN domain-containing protein has product MIAVDTDVILRCLLEDDAGQTVIAVWLITGKRPVLITDAVLAELIWTLRGKKYQLKKPDAIAVILALFHEPNIRFEDGQVVWIVLNGYRKSKPVNSKEADFADALIVNKAKSIAVRKKQRFQGSYTFDTAAQSLSVPNAPIG; this is encoded by the coding sequence GTGATAGCAGTCGATACTGATGTAATACTACGCTGCCTACTTGAAGATGATGCCGGTCAAACTGTCATTGCGGTATGGTTGATTACAGGTAAGCGCCCTGTATTGATCACAGATGCTGTGTTGGCGGAGTTGATTTGGACGCTGAGAGGAAAAAAGTATCAGCTCAAAAAGCCCGATGCAATTGCCGTCATTCTGGCCCTTTTTCATGAGCCCAATATCAGGTTCGAGGATGGACAAGTGGTATGGATTGTATTGAACGGCTACCGTAAATCTAAGCCTGTCAACAGTAAAGAAGCGGATTTTGCCGATGCACTGATCGTCAATAAGGCCAAATCCATAGCGGTCAGAAAGAAGCAGCGGTTTCAAGGGAGCTATACTTTCGATACGGCTGCGCAGTCATTGTCCGTGCCCAATGCCCCGATAGGATAG
- the rsxE gene encoding electron transport complex subunit RsxE yields the protein MPEKKQDAYQEFIKGLWRDNPVFVQVLGMCPMLAVTNSAMNALVMGGATFFVLVASSFFVSSLKNWIPKQVRISTYIIIIATFVTVTDFTLEALMPKVHKELGAFIPLIVANCMILGRQEAFAARNSVRFAVVDALGMASGFLFALFSLGAVRELLGEGALFGFKLFSENFEPWVIMILPPGGFITLGLLLLFFNWLKERKDRLAQQLDQMEIEAP from the coding sequence ATGCCTGAGAAAAAACAAGACGCTTATCAGGAGTTCATCAAGGGGCTTTGGCGCGACAACCCGGTTTTTGTTCAAGTGCTGGGCATGTGTCCCATGCTTGCAGTCACCAACTCTGCGATGAATGCACTGGTTATGGGAGGGGCGACTTTTTTTGTTCTGGTGGCCTCGAGTTTTTTCGTTTCATCATTGAAAAACTGGATACCCAAACAGGTACGTATCTCCACGTATATCATTATCATCGCCACTTTTGTCACCGTCACCGACTTTACCCTTGAGGCGCTGATGCCAAAGGTCCACAAAGAGCTGGGGGCCTTCATACCCTTGATCGTAGCCAACTGCATGATCCTGGGACGGCAGGAGGCCTTTGCTGCTCGCAACTCGGTGCGTTTCGCCGTGGTGGATGCGCTGGGTATGGCCAGTGGTTTCCTGTTCGCCCTGTTCTCACTGGGTGCGGTTCGTGAGTTACTGGGAGAGGGAGCGCTGTTCGGATTCAAACTCTTCAGTGAGAACTTCGAACCCTGGGTGATCATGATCCTGCCGCCCGGCGGTTTCATCACCTTGGGCCTTTTATTGCTCTTTTTCAACTGGCTGAAAGAGCGTAAGGACAGACTGGCGCAACAACTGGATCAGATGGAGATTGAAGCACCATGA
- a CDS encoding GxxExxY protein: MVRNGLGVERQKQLNVTYKGEVVGKYFADILVENCLLLEVKAVARLSPEHKAQVINYLKATDLTVSLLINFGTPRTEIKRIVWRHDDSKVI, translated from the coding sequence ATGGTTAGGAATGGTCTCGGGGTAGAGCGACAGAAACAATTGAACGTTACCTATAAAGGGGAAGTTGTTGGAAAGTACTTTGCAGATATTCTTGTTGAAAATTGCCTGTTGCTTGAGGTGAAGGCGGTTGCAAGATTGTCACCAGAACATAAGGCACAAGTCATCAATTATTTAAAGGCAACAGATTTAACTGTTTCGCTGCTCATAAATTTCGGAACACCCAGAACCGAAATTAAACGTATCGTCTGGCGGCATGACGATTCAAAAGTGATTTAG
- the carA gene encoding glutamine-hydrolyzing carbamoyl-phosphate synthase small subunit translates to MRKPAILVLEDGSRFRGEAIGAEGETVGEVVFNTAMTGYQEILTDPSYRQQIVTLTYPHIGNTGINQEDEESTQIHAAGLVIRDLPLITSNWRSEESLELYLQRHGIIAIAGIDTRKLTRILREKGAQNGAIIAGDNIDPAKGLELAKGFPGLKGMDLAKEVTTSLPYEWAQGSWSLEEGHPEAPHPIDEKLPYHVVAYDYGIKRNILRMLVDRECRVTVVPAQMPAEDVLALQPDGVFLSNGPGDPEPCDYAIDAIGKIVDTGMPVFGICLGHQLLALASGAKTMKMKFGHHGANHPVQDLEQGTVMISSQNHGFAVDEQSLPDHLTATHRSLFDGTLQGIHRSDKPAFSFQGHPEASPGPHDVAPVFDHFIDLMKERDSSRE, encoded by the coding sequence TTGAGAAAACCCGCAATTCTGGTCCTGGAGGATGGCAGCCGGTTCAGGGGCGAAGCCATCGGTGCCGAGGGTGAGACCGTCGGCGAAGTGGTTTTCAATACGGCGATGACCGGTTATCAGGAGATTCTGACCGATCCCTCCTATCGTCAGCAGATCGTTACCCTGACCTATCCCCATATCGGCAACACCGGCATCAACCAGGAGGATGAGGAGTCCACCCAGATCCACGCCGCCGGCCTGGTGATACGGGACCTGCCGCTGATCACCAGCAATTGGCGCTCGGAGGAGTCCCTCGAGCTCTACCTGCAGCGTCACGGCATCATCGCCATTGCCGGCATCGATACCCGCAAGCTGACCCGTATCCTGCGGGAGAAGGGCGCTCAAAACGGCGCAATCATAGCGGGAGACAATATCGATCCCGCCAAGGGACTGGAGTTGGCCAAGGGATTCCCCGGGCTGAAAGGTATGGACTTGGCAAAAGAAGTCACTACCTCATTACCCTATGAATGGGCTCAGGGCTCCTGGTCGCTGGAAGAGGGCCATCCCGAGGCGCCCCATCCGATCGACGAGAAGCTGCCGTATCATGTAGTGGCTTACGATTACGGTATCAAGCGCAATATCCTGCGTATGTTGGTCGACAGGGAGTGCCGCGTCACCGTGGTGCCGGCACAGATGCCGGCGGAAGATGTTCTGGCATTGCAGCCCGATGGGGTCTTTCTCTCCAATGGACCGGGTGATCCGGAGCCCTGCGACTACGCCATCGATGCCATCGGCAAGATCGTCGATACAGGCATGCCTGTGTTCGGCATCTGTTTGGGGCATCAGTTGCTGGCATTGGCCTCCGGCGCCAAGACCATGAAGATGAAATTCGGCCATCACGGCGCCAACCATCCGGTGCAGGATCTGGAGCAGGGCACGGTGATGATCAGCAGCCAGAACCACGGTTTTGCGGTGGACGAGCAGAGCCTCCCCGATCACCTGACCGCCACCCATCGGTCCCTGTTCGATGGCACGCTGCAGGGCATTCATCGCAGCGACAAACCCGCCTTCAGCTTCCAGGGCCACCCGGAAGCCAGCCCGGGACCCCATGACGTGGCGCCGGTATTCGATCATTTTATCGATTTGATGAAAGAAAGAGATTCAAGCCGCGAATAG
- a CDS encoding RnfABCDGE type electron transport complex subunit D yields the protein MNDKDPRLLVQPSPLLKQEMTTAQTMKDLLYALLPATLAGIWLFGLGALLVIVASVLGAVLTEWLFSPGDQRWQRLLDGSGVLTGLLLGLTLPPALPLWMAFLGGVVSIGIGKVIWGGLGHNLFNPALVGRAFLLATFPNAMTTWSVQASGDGFLLWYPSNFALPFMQPHYDAVSAATPLGLMKFEQQPTPLVDLALGNSAGCIGETSGVLLLAGGIYLLLRRDIDWRIPVGIMLSAALFSGVLYAIDTARYPDPLFALLSGGLLLAAFYMATDPVTSPLTPRGAWIFAIGIGLLVVLIRLFGGFPEGVMYAILLMNAATPLIDRYTQPRVFGKE from the coding sequence ATGAACGACAAGGATCCGAGATTACTGGTGCAGCCATCCCCCCTGTTGAAACAGGAGATGACAACCGCTCAGACCATGAAGGATCTGCTGTATGCGTTGTTGCCAGCCACTCTGGCTGGAATTTGGCTGTTCGGTCTGGGTGCGCTTCTGGTTATTGTGGCGAGTGTCCTGGGGGCGGTGCTTACAGAATGGCTCTTCTCCCCGGGAGACCAGCGATGGCAGCGACTGCTGGATGGCAGCGGCGTGCTGACGGGTCTGTTGCTGGGCCTGACCCTGCCCCCCGCGTTACCGCTGTGGATGGCTTTTCTCGGTGGGGTAGTCTCCATTGGTATAGGCAAGGTGATCTGGGGTGGACTGGGACACAATCTGTTCAATCCGGCCCTGGTCGGGCGGGCCTTTCTGCTTGCGACCTTCCCGAATGCCATGACGACCTGGAGTGTCCAGGCAAGTGGAGATGGCTTTCTGTTGTGGTATCCCTCCAACTTTGCACTGCCATTCATGCAACCCCACTACGATGCGGTATCCGCAGCCACACCCCTGGGATTGATGAAATTCGAGCAGCAGCCGACCCCGCTGGTCGATTTGGCATTGGGTAATAGCGCAGGCTGTATCGGCGAGACCAGTGGGGTGTTGTTGCTGGCGGGAGGGATCTATCTGCTGTTGCGTCGAGATATCGACTGGCGTATCCCGGTGGGTATCATGCTTTCGGCTGCACTCTTTTCGGGTGTGCTTTACGCCATCGATACAGCTCGGTATCCGGATCCTTTATTCGCCCTGTTATCCGGGGGATTGTTGCTGGCGGCTTTCTATATGGCGACGGACCCGGTTACCTCCCCCCTGACACCGCGCGGCGCCTGGATCTTCGCCATAGGTATCGGACTGCTGGTTGTACTGATCCGGCTTTTCGGCGGCTTTCCCGAGGGGGTTATGTACGCCATCTTGTTGATGAATGCGGCCACGCCTCTGATCGACCGCTACACTCAGCCCCGCGTGTTCGGCAAGGAGTGA